Proteins encoded by one window of Vigna radiata var. radiata cultivar VC1973A chromosome 5, Vradiata_ver6, whole genome shotgun sequence:
- the LOC106760966 gene encoding verprolin, translated as MPHRRSWHSSPPLLSPPLIIILFPIVILTILFLALPPLLSAATRLVRPASVKTSWDSLNILLVVFAILCGVFARRNEDEQTPRNNHHDAVPDRNAAFRQVPSEGQPQWLGFTGERKEYINDTPLNRFQSPATGDTRLRMRRNSSSYPDLRQWETGDDRYKFRFFDDFEIDKQFRTPARDHFPAFDHRKRLPESSPSLSPQPQHQHQHHEQQDDEEKEIPVDTFETRPSSPPVKSTTPTPPPPPPPPPPPESARRNAGRSRRKTERVSEITVELDEREFTTIRSPPPAPPTPPSPSAKVRSERKSERKKSNVKREIAMVWASVLSNQRKKKKKQRAKNNHDQHYEDNPDELTNSTTVPPPTPPPPPPPPPPTSMFQSLFRKGLGKSKKIHSVSPPPPPPPPPPSKRWSKRKSHIPPPSPPSPPSPPRRRNTGRPPLPSRNVNFHDEIHESANVGNQSPLIPVPPPPPPFKVKAMKFVVRGDFVKIRSNQSSRCSSPEREEIIMNVSESTVSESVTDSNGVFCPSPDVNIKAESFIAKRRGEWKLEKLNSLKEKSNVSLPRRL; from the coding sequence ATGCCCCACCGTCGCTCCTGGCACTCATCGCCACCCTTACTTAGCCCTCCACTCATAATCATTCTCTTCCCCATCGTCATTCTCACCATCCTCTTTCTCGCTCTGCCGCCGCTCCTCTCCGCTGCCACGCGCCTCGTACGCCCTGCCTCCGTCAAGACCAGCTGGGACTCCCTCAACATCCTTCTCGTCGTTTTCGCAATTCTGTGCGGCGTCTTTGCCAGACGAAATGAGGACGAACAGACCCCAAGAAATAACCACCACGACGCCGTTCCGGATCGAAACGCTGCGTTTCGACAAGTCCCTTCCGAAGGACAACCTCAGTGGCTTGGGTTCACAGGGGAAAGAAAGGAGTATATTAATGATACCCCTCTCAACCGGTTTCAGTCACCTGCAACCGGTGATACACGGTTGAGGATGAGAAGAAACAGCAGCTCTTATCCAGATCTGCGCCAGTGGGAAACCGGCGATGACCGGTACAAGTTCCGCTTCTTTGATGACTTCGAAATCGACAAGCAGTTCCGCACGCCGGCTAGGGACCATTTCCCCGCTTTCGACCACCGCAAACGATTGCCGGAATCATCACCATCACTgtcaccacaaccacaacatcaGCATCAACACCACGAACAACAGGACgatgaagaaaaggaaattcCGGTTGATACCTTCGAAACTCGTCCTTCATCACCGCCGGTGAAATCAACTACGCCaactcctccaccaccaccgccgccTCCTCCTCCGCCGGAATCGGCCCGTCGCAATGCAGGACGGTCGCGTCGGAAAACAGAGAGAGTCAGTGAGATAACCGTCGAGCTCGACGAGCGCGAGTTCACAACGATCCGCTCTCCGCCTCCGGCTCCTCCGACACCGCCTTCGCCATCGGCGAAGGTGCGATCGGAGCGTAAGAGCGAACGAAAGAAGAGCAATGTGAAGAGAGAGATAGCGATGGTTTGGGCTTCAGTTCTCTCCAACCAgcgaaagaaaaagaagaagcaaagagCAAAAAATAACCACGATCAACATTACGAAGATAATCCCGACGAATTAACGAACAGCACGACAGTGCCACCACCAACGCCGCCACCTCCACCACCTCCTCCGCCACCAACTTCAATGTTCCAAAGTCTATTCCGAAAAGGACTAGGCAAGAGCAAGAAAATCCACTCAGTGTCACCGCCACCACCCCCGCCACCTCCTCCGCCGTCGAAGCGGTGGTCAAAGCGCAAGAGCCACATCCCTCCTCCGTCTCCTCCATCTCCTCCGTCTCCCCCACGCCGTCGAAACACGGGGCGACCACCGCTGCCGAGCAGAAACGTCAATTTCCACGACGAGATTCACGAGTCAGCTAACGTCGGGAATCAGTCGCCGCTGATTCCAGTTCCGCCACCGCCTCCGCCGTTCAAGGTGAAGGCGATGAAGTTCGTGGTCCGTGGAGATTTCGTGAAGATACGCAGCAACCAGAGCTCGCGGTGTAGCTCTCCAGAAAGGGAGGAGATTATAATGAATGTATCGGAAAGTACAGTGAGTGAGAGTGTTACGGATAGTAACGGCGTTTTCTGTCCAAGCCCCGATGTGAACATTAAAGCTGAATCTTTCATCGCTAAGCGCAGGGGAGAGTGGAAGCTCGAAAAACTGAACTCCTTGAAGGAGAAAAGCAATGTCTCATTGCCTCGTAGGTTGTAG
- the LOC106761755 gene encoding uncharacterized protein LOC106761755, which yields MEESIDLRNGVELATSVSDKHLDLLRPSARNYSIFRGQAMEGGDPEKGTYTLIRGPEDFQTGLYDRPLPCYGCGIGWFSFLLGFLCPPLWYYATILYFGNYYRKDPRERAGLGASAIAALIFTVALLIIGTVLHLRSP from the exons ATGGAAGAGAGTATTGATTTGAGAAATGGTGTGGAATTGGCAACATCAGTCTCTGATAAGCATCTTGATCTTCTGAGGCCATCTGCcagaaattattcaatttttagaG GTCAAGCAATGGAAGGTGGAGACCCTGAAAAGGGCACCTATACCTTAATCAGAGGTCCTGAGGACTTCCAAACAGGACTTTATGACAGACCCCTTCCATGTTATGGTTGTGGAATTGGATGGTTCTC ATTTCTTTTGGGATTTCTGTGTCCACCTCTCTGGTATTATGCCACAATCCTTTACTTTGGAAACTATTACAGAAAGGATCCTAGGGAAAGGGCAGGGTTAGGAGCTTCTGCAATTGCT GCACTGATATTCACAGTAGCATTGCTGATCATAGGAACTGTTCTTCATTTACGCTCACCCTGA
- the LOC106761346 gene encoding pre-mRNA cleavage factor Im 25 kDa subunit 1 isoform X1: MGEEVRVTNLHNRNGGNEDQNQEFDIYPLSSYYFGSKDAIPFKDHTLHHHLLRIQSNYAASGLRTSVEAVLLVELFKHPHLLLLQVRNSIYKLPGGRLRPGESDTDGLKRKLTRKLSVDEDGDGSEWEVGECLGMWWRPDFETLLYPFLPPNVKQPKECTKVFLVKLPASRKFIVPKNMRLLAVPLCQVHENQKTYGQIISGVPQLLSKFSFNMLES, translated from the exons ATGGGGGAAGAGGTGCGTGTAACCAATTTGCATAATAGAAACGGTGGAAACGAAGATCAGAACCAGGAATTCGACATTTATCCTTTGAGTAGTTACTATTTTGGATCCAAAGATGCCATTCCCTTCAAAGACCACACTCTACATCATCACCTTCTCAGGATCCAATCcaa ctATGCTGCCAGTGGATTACGAACTTCTGTGGAGGCTGTCTTACTG GTTGAATTGTTCAAACATCCACACTTGTTGCTTTTGCAAGTAAGAAATTCCATCTATAAACTTCCCGGTGGTAGATTAAGGCCAGGCGAATCAG ATACTGATGGATTGAAGCGTAAGCTGACAAGGAAGCTTTCTGTTGATGAAGATGGAGATGGTTCAGAATGGGAG GTTGGTGAATGCCTTGGAATGTGGTGGAGACCTGATTTTGAAACATTATTGTATCCTTTCTTGCCACCAAATGTAAAACAGCCAAAG GAGTGTACAAAAGTGTTCCTTGTGAAGTTGCCTGCCAGCAGGAAGTTCATTGTACCCAAGAACATGAGGTTGCTTGCAGTTCCATTGTGCCAAGTTCATGAAAATCAAAAG ACATATGGGCAGATAATATCAGGTGTTCCACAGCTTCTGTCGAAATTCTCTTTCAACATGTTGGAATCTTGA
- the LOC106761346 gene encoding pre-mRNA cleavage factor Im 25 kDa subunit 1 isoform X2 — MPFPSKTTLYIITFSGSNPTMLPVDYELLWRLSYWLLYQVELFKHPHLLLLQVRNSIYKLPGGRLRPGESDTDGLKRKLTRKLSVDEDGDGSEWEVGECLGMWWRPDFETLLYPFLPPNVKQPKECTKVFLVKLPASRKFIVPKNMRLLAVPLCQVHENQKTYGQIISGVPQLLSKFSFNMLES; from the exons ATGCCATTCCCTTCAAAGACCACACTCTACATCATCACCTTCTCAGGATCCAATCcaa ctATGCTGCCAGTGGATTACGAACTTCTGTGGAGGCTGTCTTACTG GCTGTTGTATCAGGTTGAATTGTTCAAACATCCACACTTGTTGCTTTTGCAAGTAAGAAATTCCATCTATAAACTTCCCGGTGGTAGATTAAGGCCAGGCGAATCAG ATACTGATGGATTGAAGCGTAAGCTGACAAGGAAGCTTTCTGTTGATGAAGATGGAGATGGTTCAGAATGGGAG GTTGGTGAATGCCTTGGAATGTGGTGGAGACCTGATTTTGAAACATTATTGTATCCTTTCTTGCCACCAAATGTAAAACAGCCAAAG GAGTGTACAAAAGTGTTCCTTGTGAAGTTGCCTGCCAGCAGGAAGTTCATTGTACCCAAGAACATGAGGTTGCTTGCAGTTCCATTGTGCCAAGTTCATGAAAATCAAAAG ACATATGGGCAGATAATATCAGGTGTTCCACAGCTTCTGTCGAAATTCTCTTTCAACATGTTGGAATCTTGA
- the LOC106762132 gene encoding mitogen-activated protein kinase kinase 2 isoform X2, translating to MKKGSLSSGLKLTVPASDWGSFTKFLSESESETFKAGDLLVDKEGVRVVSEKEVEAPPPITPLDNQLNLADIDTIKVIGKGNGGIVQLVQHKWTNQFFALKEIHMNIEEPIHRQIALELKINQSAQCPYVVVCYQSFYHNGVISIIFEYMDGGSLEDLLNKVKKIPESYLAAICKQVLKGLMYLHHEKYIIHRDLKPSNLLINHRGEPERITTNQSGYDYKSDIWSLGLILLKCATGQFPYTPPDQREGWENIFQLIEVIVEKPSPTAPPEDFSPEFCSFISACLQKNPRDRPSARDLINHPFIKLYEDLNVDLSTYFYNAGSTLATI from the exons ATGAAGAAAGGGAGCTTAAGCTCCGGTCTCAAACTCACTGTTCCTGCATCTGATTGGGGTTCATTTACCAAGTTTTT GTCTGAGTCTGAAAGTGAAACGTTCAAGGCAGGGGACTTGCTTGTCGACAAGGAAGGTGTTCGAGTTGTTTCTGAGAAGGAAGTGGAAGCT CCACCACCAATCACGCCACTAGACAACCAGTTGAATCTGGCAGATATTGATACAATCAAAGTGATTGGAAAAGGAAATGGAGGGATAGTGCAATTGGTGCAACACAAATGGACTAATCAATTTTTTGCATTGAAG GAAATTCATATGAATATTGAGGAGCCTATTCACAGGCAGATAGCACTTGAGctaaaaattaatcaatcagCACAATGTCCTTATGTTGTTGTCTGCTACCAGTCATTCTACCATAATGGTGTCATATCAATCATATTTGAGTACATGGACGGAGGGTCCTTAGAAGATCTTCtgaacaaagttaaaaaaattccaGAGTCATATCTTGCTGCCATCTGCAAGCAG GTGCTGAAGGGTTTAATGTATCTTCACcatgaaaaatacattatcCACAGGGACTTAAAACCTTCTAATCTGCTGATAAATCATAGAGGGGAG CCAGAGAGAATCACTACTAACCAGAGTGGCTACGACTACAAAAGTGACATATGGAGCTTGGGACTGATTTTGCTCAAGTGTGCCACGGGGCAGTTTCCATATACACCACCAGATCAACGCGAAGGATGGGAAAATATTTTCCAGCTTATTGAAGTCATTGTTGAAAAACCTTCCCCCACTGCTCCACCAGAAGATTTTTCTCCAGAATTTTGCTCATTTATCTCAGCATG TTTACAGAAAAATCCAAGAGATAGACCGTCTGCTCGTGACCTTATA AACCATCCTTTTATCAAATTGTATGAGGACTTGAATGTGGATCTTTCAACTTATTTCTACAACGCAGGATCTACACTTGCAACCATATAG
- the LOC106762132 gene encoding mitogen-activated protein kinase kinase 2 isoform X1, with product MKKGSLSSGLKLTVPASDWGSFTKFLSESESETFKAGDLLVDKEGVRVVSEKEVEAPPPITPLDNQLNLADIDTIKVIGKGNGGIVQLVQHKWTNQFFALKEIHMNIEEPIHRQIALELKINQSAQCPYVVVCYQSFYHNGVISIIFEYMDGGSLEDLLNKVKKIPESYLAAICKQVLKGLMYLHHEKYIIHRDLKPSNLLINHRGEVKITDFGVSIIMENTSGQANTFIGTHSYMSPERITTNQSGYDYKSDIWSLGLILLKCATGQFPYTPPDQREGWENIFQLIEVIVEKPSPTAPPEDFSPEFCSFISACLQKNPRDRPSARDLINHPFIKLYEDLNVDLSTYFYNAGSTLATI from the exons ATGAAGAAAGGGAGCTTAAGCTCCGGTCTCAAACTCACTGTTCCTGCATCTGATTGGGGTTCATTTACCAAGTTTTT GTCTGAGTCTGAAAGTGAAACGTTCAAGGCAGGGGACTTGCTTGTCGACAAGGAAGGTGTTCGAGTTGTTTCTGAGAAGGAAGTGGAAGCT CCACCACCAATCACGCCACTAGACAACCAGTTGAATCTGGCAGATATTGATACAATCAAAGTGATTGGAAAAGGAAATGGAGGGATAGTGCAATTGGTGCAACACAAATGGACTAATCAATTTTTTGCATTGAAG GAAATTCATATGAATATTGAGGAGCCTATTCACAGGCAGATAGCACTTGAGctaaaaattaatcaatcagCACAATGTCCTTATGTTGTTGTCTGCTACCAGTCATTCTACCATAATGGTGTCATATCAATCATATTTGAGTACATGGACGGAGGGTCCTTAGAAGATCTTCtgaacaaagttaaaaaaattccaGAGTCATATCTTGCTGCCATCTGCAAGCAG GTGCTGAAGGGTTTAATGTATCTTCACcatgaaaaatacattatcCACAGGGACTTAAAACCTTCTAATCTGCTGATAAATCATAGAGGGGAGGTAAAGATTACTGACTTTGGTGTAAGCATAATCATGGAAAATACATCTGGTCAAGCAAATACTTTCATTGGCACACACAGCTATATGTCT CCAGAGAGAATCACTACTAACCAGAGTGGCTACGACTACAAAAGTGACATATGGAGCTTGGGACTGATTTTGCTCAAGTGTGCCACGGGGCAGTTTCCATATACACCACCAGATCAACGCGAAGGATGGGAAAATATTTTCCAGCTTATTGAAGTCATTGTTGAAAAACCTTCCCCCACTGCTCCACCAGAAGATTTTTCTCCAGAATTTTGCTCATTTATCTCAGCATG TTTACAGAAAAATCCAAGAGATAGACCGTCTGCTCGTGACCTTATA AACCATCCTTTTATCAAATTGTATGAGGACTTGAATGTGGATCTTTCAACTTATTTCTACAACGCAGGATCTACACTTGCAACCATATAG
- the LOC106762132 gene encoding mitogen-activated protein kinase kinase 2 isoform X3, whose translation MKKGSLSSGLKLTVPASDWGSFTKFLSESESETFKAGDLLVDKEGVRVVSEKEVEAPPPITPLDNQLNLADIDTIKVIGKGNGGIVQLVQHKWTNQFFALKEIHMNIEEPIHRQIALELKINQSAQCPYVVVCYQSFYHNGVISIIFEYMDGGSLEDLLNKVKKIPESYLAAICKQVLKGLMYLHHEKYIIHRDLKPSNLLINHRGEVKITDFGVSIIMENTSGQANTFIGTHSYMSPERITTNQSGYDYKSDIWSLGLILLKCATGQFPYTPPDQREGWENIFQLIEVIVEKPSPTAPPEDFSPEFCSFISA comes from the exons ATGAAGAAAGGGAGCTTAAGCTCCGGTCTCAAACTCACTGTTCCTGCATCTGATTGGGGTTCATTTACCAAGTTTTT GTCTGAGTCTGAAAGTGAAACGTTCAAGGCAGGGGACTTGCTTGTCGACAAGGAAGGTGTTCGAGTTGTTTCTGAGAAGGAAGTGGAAGCT CCACCACCAATCACGCCACTAGACAACCAGTTGAATCTGGCAGATATTGATACAATCAAAGTGATTGGAAAAGGAAATGGAGGGATAGTGCAATTGGTGCAACACAAATGGACTAATCAATTTTTTGCATTGAAG GAAATTCATATGAATATTGAGGAGCCTATTCACAGGCAGATAGCACTTGAGctaaaaattaatcaatcagCACAATGTCCTTATGTTGTTGTCTGCTACCAGTCATTCTACCATAATGGTGTCATATCAATCATATTTGAGTACATGGACGGAGGGTCCTTAGAAGATCTTCtgaacaaagttaaaaaaattccaGAGTCATATCTTGCTGCCATCTGCAAGCAG GTGCTGAAGGGTTTAATGTATCTTCACcatgaaaaatacattatcCACAGGGACTTAAAACCTTCTAATCTGCTGATAAATCATAGAGGGGAGGTAAAGATTACTGACTTTGGTGTAAGCATAATCATGGAAAATACATCTGGTCAAGCAAATACTTTCATTGGCACACACAGCTATATGTCT CCAGAGAGAATCACTACTAACCAGAGTGGCTACGACTACAAAAGTGACATATGGAGCTTGGGACTGATTTTGCTCAAGTGTGCCACGGGGCAGTTTCCATATACACCACCAGATCAACGCGAAGGATGGGAAAATATTTTCCAGCTTATTGAAGTCATTGTTGAAAAACCTTCCCCCACTGCTCCACCAGAAGATTTTTCTCCAGAATTTTGCTCATTTATCTCAGCATG A
- the LOC106762131 gene encoding probable protein phosphatase 2C 53 gives MEEITSTVAVPFALGNLIQKDPSVTTHMEITGLKLRANTAPVLILNPAIESENHTDSGPQPQIKVSSEAKNNLVSEMVSQGDSNCFHAENLKQARKENQSLLAKDFKCEPISQSAPADKTSPCREESSVSVANCCEISSRITIKVDDNTVHGREGLTEPPGAAIEPLQNMVSVARGHESEDGSGSDESDKKPLSVVHEMPEKATCLELSGAISTTPLWGCSSVCGRREEMEDAIAVRPHLFQAPSMMVMDDYVSENTNFSPAHFFGVYDGHGGCQVADYCREHLHSVLVDEITTAQSSFDEQNGRENWENQWKKAFSNCFHKVDDEVGGVGEGNGASFEPLASEAVGSTAVVALLTQTHIIVANCGDSRAVLCRGKEAMPLSDDHKPNREDEWERIEASGGRVIQWNGYRVLGVLAVSRSIGDRYLKPWVIPEPEVKCIQRDKNDECLILASDGLWDVMTNEEACDFARRRILLWHKKNGNNSSSQQGQGPDPAAQYAAEYLSRLALQRGSKDNISVIVIDLKPQRKFKKKE, from the exons ATGGAGGAAATAACTTCGACGGTTGCAGTGCCATTCGCACTTGGGAATTTAATACAAAAAGATCCATCAGTGACAACCCACATGGAGATAACTGGCCTAAAGCTCAGGGCAAACACTGCACCAGTATTAATATTAAATCCTGCTATTGAAAGTGAAAATCACACAGATAGTGGTCCTCAACCCCAAATTAAAGTGTCTTCAGAAGCAAAGAACAACCTTGTCTCAGAAATGGTAAGTCAAGGAGACAGTAATTGTTTCCATGCTGAAAACCTTAAGCAggcaagaaaagaaaaccaatcATTGTTGGCTAAGGATTTTAAGTGTGAGCCTATCTCTCAGTCTGCTCCTGCTGACAAAACTAGTCCTTGTAGGGAGGAATCTTCTGTTTCTGTGGCTAATTGTTGTGAAATAAGTTCACGTATCACTATAAAGGTTGATGATAACACAGTTCATGGAAGGGAAGGTTTGACTGAGCCGCCAGGTGCAGCTATTGAGCCTCTGCAGAACATGGTTTCTGTTGCTAGGGGACATGAGAGTGAAGATGGAAGTGGGTCAGATGAGTCTGATAAAAAACCACTTTCTGTGGTTCATGAGATGCCAGAGAAGGCAACATGCTTGGAATTGAGTGGTGCCATCAGTACTACCCCACTATGGGGTTGCTCATCGGTTTGTGGAAGGAGAGAGGAGATGGAAGATGCTATTGCTGTTAGGCCTCATCTTTTTCAAGCTCCTTCAATGATGGTAATGGATGATTATGTGAGTGAAAACACAAACTTTTCACCAGCCCACTTTTTTGGCGTGTACGATGGACATGGGGGCTGTCAG GTTGCCGATTACTGCCGGGAACATCTTCATTCAGTGTTGGTTGATGAGATAACAACTGCACAATCGAGTTTTGATGAACAGAATGGGAGAGAAAACTGGGAGAACCAATGGAAGAAGGCATTCTCCAATTGCTTTCACAAAGTAGATGATGAGGTTGGAGGGGTTGGTGAAGGTAATGGAGCAAGTTTTGAACCTCTTGCTTCTGAGGCTGTTGGCTCCACTGCTGTGGTTGCCCTTTTGACTCAAACTCACATAATAGTTGCAAACTGTGGAGATTCAAGAGCTGTCTTGTGTCGCGGAAAAGAAGCAATGCCATTGTCTGATGATCACAAA CCAAATAGAGAAGATGAATGGGAAAGGATAGAAGCTTCAGGAGGAAGGGTCATACAATGGAATGGGTACCGAGTTCTAGGTGTTTTGGCAGTGTCAAGATCCATAG GTGACAGGTACTTAAAACCATGGGTAATTCCAGAGCCAGAAGTGAAGTGTATCCAAAGAGACAAAAACGATGAGTGCCTCATTCTGGCCAGTGATGGATTATGGGATGTCATGACAAATGAAGAAGCCTGTGACTTTGCAAGAAGGAGAATCCTTCTTTGGCATAAGAAGAATGGCAACAACTCATCATCACAACAAGGCCAAGGACCTGACCCTGCAGCTCAGTATGCTGCAGAGTATCTATCTAGACTTGCCCTTCAAAGAGGAAGCAAAGATAACATCTCTGTCATTGTTATAGACTTGAAGCCCCaaagaaaattcaagaaaaaagaataa